The following proteins come from a genomic window of Nautilia profundicola AmH:
- the flgC gene encoding flagellar basal body rod protein FlgC: MGFFNSFDISGYGLSAQRFRINIISENIANANTTRTDEGGPYRRKEVIFKAVPFEEQLNQEIEQNSKFHQYENPLDEEGENYAVAKPPIETVVVDKVVRDDSKPILKYDPSNPDADANGYVAYPNINPVIEMADLLEATRAYQANVAAFQSAKTMANSAINILQS; encoded by the coding sequence ATGGGATTTTTTAACAGTTTTGATATTTCCGGATACGGACTTTCGGCTCAGAGATTCAGAATTAACATAATTTCCGAAAATATAGCTAATGCAAACACTACAAGAACTGATGAAGGCGGACCTTACAGAAGAAAAGAGGTGATTTTTAAAGCCGTTCCGTTTGAAGAACAGCTAAATCAGGAAATAGAACAAAACTCTAAATTCCATCAATATGAAAACCCTCTTGATGAAGAAGGTGAAAATTACGCGGTGGCGAAGCCTCCGATTGAAACGGTTGTGGTTGACAAAGTGGTAAGAGACGATTCCAAACCTATTTTAAAATACGATCCGTCTAACCCGGATGCGGACGCAAACGGATATGTCGCTTATCCAAACATTAATCCCGTTATAGAAATGGCCGATTTATTAGAAGCTACACGTGCTTATCAGGCGAACGTAGCGGCGTTTCAGAGTGCGAAAACAATGGCGAACAGCGCTATTAATATTTTACAAAGTTAA
- the flgB gene encoding flagellar basal body rod protein FlgB, translating into MAFEISKSFDILEKSLHYRKIRQDMIASNIANADTPYYRPKDIRFEEALQAEVDKKFNIRTAPKLELAKTEPGHMAAPDESSDAKPIVFYRDGHLARNDGNSVDIDVETTEMAKNNIAYNAAIQALRKDIDIFKAVIDSSKNI; encoded by the coding sequence GTGGCATTTGAGATCAGCAAAAGTTTTGATATCTTAGAAAAATCACTGCATTACAGAAAAATCAGACAGGATATGATTGCCAGCAATATCGCAAATGCCGATACTCCTTATTACAGACCTAAAGATATCAGATTTGAAGAAGCGCTGCAGGCTGAAGTTGATAAAAAGTTCAATATTAGAACTGCTCCAAAACTCGAGCTTGCAAAAACAGAGCCCGGACACATGGCCGCTCCTGACGAGAGTTCAGATGCTAAACCGATTGTGTTTTACAGAGATGGGCATTTGGCGAGAAACGACGGAAACAGTGTGGATATAGACGTTGAAACGACTGAAATGGCTAAAAACAATATAGCGTATAACGCTGCGATTCAGGCTTTGAGAAAAGATATCGATATCTTTAAAGCCGTAATAGATTCAAGCAAAAATATATAA
- a CDS encoding FtsW/RodA/SpoVE family cell cycle protein, which yields MQKVDSLIFIIVGILMLIGALFSYSLPVYLEHAKHLSEYHFVMRYIGFGILGFAIMVWFAKLDPDKWFERIGWSILIISAILVIAMPFLPESIAPVINGAKRWIKIGPFKFAPVEFFKLGVIFFLSWSFTRQVKGHRTLKEEFQLIIRYIIILGGFWYLILAYQSDLGQVMVMGLLFAFLLLIAGGKFKTFTIILAGGIFVFIAAILSSGYRYARFKAWLHLMTNNFFPDITVESSMSYGQVEQSLNAIYHGGIIGQGIGNGIFKLGFLSDVHTDFVLAGIAEETGIIGISVIVILMLALVYRIYKIANRSEKKEYQLFAFGVGTLIMIQFIFNGLGVTSLIPIKGLTVPFLSYGGSSLVALCTAIGMVLMISKKAKLN from the coding sequence TTGCAAAAAGTCGACTCCCTTATATTCATAATTGTCGGTATACTGATGCTAATCGGGGCTCTTTTTTCATATTCCCTGCCTGTTTACCTTGAACATGCCAAGCATTTAAGCGAATATCACTTTGTAATGCGTTATATCGGTTTTGGAATATTGGGATTTGCGATAATGGTCTGGTTTGCCAAACTTGATCCGGATAAGTGGTTTGAAAGAATAGGCTGGAGTATTCTTATAATATCCGCTATTTTGGTGATCGCCATGCCTTTTTTGCCTGAAAGCATTGCTCCCGTGATTAACGGAGCCAAAAGATGGATTAAAATAGGTCCTTTTAAATTCGCACCGGTTGAGTTTTTTAAATTAGGTGTAATTTTTTTCCTATCATGGTCTTTCACAAGACAGGTAAAAGGTCACAGAACCCTAAAGGAAGAATTCCAGCTAATCATCCGTTACATCATAATACTCGGAGGCTTTTGGTATCTTATTTTGGCATATCAGTCAGACCTTGGACAAGTTATGGTTATGGGTCTTTTATTTGCATTTTTGCTTTTAATAGCAGGAGGTAAATTTAAAACGTTTACGATTATTTTAGCAGGAGGTATTTTCGTATTTATAGCCGCAATCCTCTCTTCCGGATACAGATATGCAAGATTTAAAGCATGGCTTCACCTGATGACTAACAACTTTTTCCCGGATATTACGGTGGAAAGTTCAATGAGTTACGGACAGGTTGAGCAGTCGCTAAACGCCATCTATCACGGAGGAATCATCGGTCAGGGAATCGGAAACGGCATATTCAAATTAGGTTTCCTCTCAGACGTGCATACGGACTTCGTCTTAGCAGGAATTGCGGAAGAGACGGGAATTATAGGTATAAGCGTTATAGTTATACTAATGCTCGCACTCGTATACAGAATATACAAAATCGCAAACCGCAGCGAAAAAAAAGAGTACCAGCTTTTTGCTTTCGGTGTAGGAACGCTTATTATGATCCAGTTTATATTCAACGGTCTTGGTGTAACATCACTTATTCCGATTAAAGGTCTTACCGTTCCTTTTTTAAGCTACGGGGGTAGTTCGCTTGTGGCTCTTTGTACCGCAATCGGAATGGTTTTAATGATCAGCAAAAAAGCAAAACTGAATTGA
- the murG gene encoding undecaprenyldiphospho-muramoylpentapeptide beta-N-acetylglucosaminyltransferase, protein MENGELRIKKIAITGGGTGGHLKIAKVIKEEFNKRGIKPIYIGSTSGADKAWFENDEGFEAKYFLPSSGVVNKKGFGKINSLIHILKLSFRAKKLLKKHNIHAVFSVGGYSAAPASFAALLNFTPLFIHEQNAHIGSLNKLLKPFSKRFFNTFFYKDPYPVENIFFDTARVRKELKTIIFLGGSQGALAINDLATNLAPKLKEKNIQIIHQTGKRDFERIKNFYIQNKIDAEVFDFDPNLVQKISKADFAISRAGASTLFELAANRIPALFIPYPYAAGDHQYYNAKFLEDKNAGFVIRQDEIDIEKIESLIFNADLEKISQNLAEINKKEGAKLIVDEILKPFVD, encoded by the coding sequence ATGGAGAATGGAGAATTGAGAATTAAAAAAATTGCAATAACCGGGGGTGGCACCGGAGGGCATCTGAAAATCGCAAAAGTAATAAAAGAAGAGTTCAACAAAAGAGGCATAAAACCAATATACATCGGTTCAACATCAGGTGCCGACAAAGCGTGGTTTGAAAACGATGAAGGATTTGAAGCCAAATACTTTCTTCCTTCAAGCGGTGTGGTAAACAAAAAAGGCTTCGGTAAAATAAACTCGCTAATACACATCCTAAAACTCTCATTCAGGGCAAAAAAACTGCTAAAAAAACACAACATCCATGCTGTGTTCAGCGTAGGCGGATATTCTGCCGCACCTGCGAGTTTTGCCGCGCTTTTAAACTTCACCCCCTTATTTATTCATGAACAAAACGCACACATAGGCTCGCTCAACAAACTCTTAAAACCTTTTAGCAAAAGATTTTTCAATACTTTCTTTTATAAAGACCCTTATCCGGTTGAAAATATTTTTTTCGATACGGCAAGAGTAAGAAAAGAATTAAAAACCATCATCTTTCTCGGCGGCAGCCAGGGAGCTTTGGCTATAAACGATTTGGCGACAAATCTCGCACCTAAATTAAAAGAAAAAAACATACAAATCATCCACCAGACAGGAAAAAGGGATTTTGAAAGAATAAAAAATTTTTACATACAAAATAAAATTGACGCTGAGGTATTTGACTTTGATCCGAATTTGGTTCAAAAAATATCAAAAGCGGACTTTGCGATAAGCAGAGCCGGAGCATCCACTCTTTTTGAACTTGCTGCAAACCGAATTCCGGCTCTTTTTATTCCGTATCCATACGCCGCGGGAGATCATCAATACTATAACGCTAAGTTTTTAGAAGATAAAAATGCCGGATTTGTAATCAGACAAGACGAAATTGATATCGAAAAAATAGAAAGTCTGATATTCAACGCCGATTTGGAAAAAATATCTCAGAATTTAGCCGAAATAAATAAAAAAGAAGGGGCGAAACTTATTGTTGACGAAATATTAAAACCCTTCGTCGATTAA
- the gmhA gene encoding D-sedoheptulose 7-phosphate isomerase has translation MDNLKKCLQEHIQTAKKTEDLLSLIKEAGELCLNALKNGNKVMLCGNGGSAADSQHIAAELSGRFKKERIPLAGIALTTDTSALTAIGNDYGYEYVFSRQLEALGKEGDVLIAISTSGNSRNVIKAIESAKKTGIKVITLSGKDGGKMKEMGDVNIVIPSNDTPRIQEMHIMVGHMICALIDEGF, from the coding sequence ATGGATAATTTAAAAAAGTGTTTGCAAGAACATATACAAACGGCAAAAAAAACGGAAGACCTGCTTTCTTTGATTAAAGAGGCCGGGGAATTGTGTCTAAATGCTTTAAAAAACGGTAACAAAGTAATGCTTTGCGGTAACGGCGGAAGTGCGGCGGATTCTCAGCACATTGCGGCGGAACTTAGCGGAAGATTTAAAAAAGAAAGAATTCCTCTTGCAGGAATAGCGCTAACGACTGACACGTCGGCACTTACCGCTATCGGGAATGATTACGGGTATGAATATGTGTTTTCAAGACAGCTTGAAGCATTGGGTAAAGAGGGGGATGTGTTAATAGCCATATCCACAAGCGGTAATTCTCGTAATGTAATAAAAGCTATTGAAAGTGCTAAAAAAACAGGAATAAAAGTTATAACTTTAAGCGGAAAAGACGGCGGTAAAATGAAAGAAATGGGTGATGTGAATATTGTAATCCCTTCAAACGACACACCGAGAATTCAGGAAATGCATATTATGGTCGGGCATATGATCTGCGCTTTAATCGACGAAGGGTTTTAA
- the rfaE1 gene encoding D-glycero-beta-D-manno-heptose-7-phosphate kinase, which yields MIAVIGDFMIDHYLWGRSDRISPEAPVPVVEVIKEEDRLGGAGNVVNNLLALGSDVLVSTVIGKNSERLLELLKEKNIDTSGIFIDESRETIIKSRVIASNHQVIRYDKETKTPISSEYEEKILKYLDENIEKIDLILLSDYEKGVLTKSLTQKIIKLANRNNKKLIIDPKKDFSKYINAWMIKPNKKELSTAAGMDINTEEDLIKAGWKVKKELNLDFLLVTLSEEGMALFGEEYIKIPTIAKEVYDVTGAGDTVLASLGYYLSKSEDLVEAMNFANAAAAVVVSKIGSATVTLEEIEETERRIDNSVDYKIVDFEKIAHIANDLRAQNKKIVFTNGCFDILHLGHVKYLQKAKALGDKLIVGVNSNDSVSRLKGPERPVNDEYDRAYLLASLEVVDFVVVFDEDTPYELIKRIKPDVLVKGKDYEGKVVVGSDIAKEVKLIDFVDGKSTTNIIKKMRMEN from the coding sequence ATGATTGCCGTAATAGGTGATTTTATGATAGACCATTATCTGTGGGGCAGGAGTGATAGGATTTCACCGGAAGCTCCCGTGCCTGTGGTGGAAGTGATTAAAGAAGAAGACAGACTGGGCGGAGCCGGAAACGTTGTGAATAACCTTTTGGCACTCGGAAGCGATGTCCTGGTATCTACGGTTATAGGTAAAAATTCCGAGAGGCTTTTAGAGCTGTTAAAAGAAAAAAATATAGATACAAGCGGGATTTTTATTGATGAAAGCCGTGAGACTATTATAAAAAGCAGGGTAATTGCAAGCAATCATCAGGTAATAAGATACGACAAAGAAACAAAGACTCCTATATCTTCCGAATATGAAGAGAAAATATTGAAATATCTGGATGAAAATATAGAAAAAATAGATTTGATACTTCTCAGTGATTATGAAAAAGGTGTTTTGACGAAGTCTTTAACGCAGAAAATAATAAAACTTGCAAACAGAAACAATAAAAAATTGATAATAGACCCTAAAAAAGATTTCTCAAAATATATAAACGCATGGATGATTAAACCTAATAAAAAAGAATTATCAACAGCTGCCGGAATGGATATAAATACTGAAGAAGATCTGATTAAAGCCGGATGGAAAGTTAAAAAAGAGCTAAACCTTGATTTTCTTCTTGTAACACTCAGTGAAGAAGGAATGGCTCTTTTTGGAGAAGAATATATAAAAATCCCTACAATTGCAAAAGAAGTATATGATGTAACGGGTGCTGGTGATACTGTTTTGGCAAGTCTTGGGTATTATTTGAGTAAAAGTGAAGATTTGGTTGAGGCTATGAATTTTGCAAATGCCGCTGCCGCTGTGGTTGTGAGTAAAATAGGAAGCGCAACGGTAACCCTTGAAGAGATTGAAGAGACAGAAAGAAGAATAGACAACAGCGTGGATTATAAAATAGTGGATTTTGAAAAAATTGCCCATATTGCAAATGATTTGAGAGCTCAGAATAAAAAAATAGTGTTTACCAACGGATGTTTTGATATTCTACATTTAGGGCACGTTAAGTATCTTCAAAAAGCAAAGGCGCTTGGAGATAAACTGATAGTAGGCGTTAATTCAAACGATTCCGTTAGTAGATTAAAAGGGCCTGAAAGACCGGTAAATGACGAATACGACAGGGCTTATCTTTTAGCAAGTCTTGAAGTGGTTGATTTTGTAGTGGTTTTTGATGAAGATACTCCTTATGAGCTTATTAAAAGAATAAAACCGGATGTTTTGGTTAAAGGTAAAGACTACGAAGGAAAAGTTGTAGTCGGAAGCGATATAGCAAAAGAAGTAAAACTTATAGATTTTGTAGACGGGAAAAGTACAACGAATATAATTAAAAAAATGAGAATGGAGAATTGA
- the rfaD gene encoding ADP-glyceromanno-heptose 6-epimerase has protein sequence MKYSNIDFNNKTVVITGGAGFIGSNLAFYFQENYPNCKVIVFDKFRSEETFSNGNLKSFGHFKNLLGFNGIIISGDINNKDDLARLEEYDIDYIFHEAAISDTTVADQKIMIDTNVNAFKDLCDLAVRKNASMIYASSAATYGNSTVFKVGHEKPNNVYGFSKLMMDNLAKEYFDKIRIVGLRYFNVYGPREYFKNKTASMVLQFGLQLLKGESAKLFEGSDNILRDFIYVEDVIQANIKACETDKNGVYNVGTGRARSFQDIVNILKRELEIIRDDTYIPNPYIGQYQFFTEADIEDTKKYLGYEPRFSLEEGIKAYLPEIIRIYEEEVR, from the coding sequence GTGAAATACTCTAATATAGATTTTAATAATAAAACCGTTGTAATTACGGGCGGTGCCGGATTTATAGGAAGCAATCTCGCTTTTTATTTTCAGGAAAATTATCCGAATTGTAAAGTTATAGTATTTGATAAATTTAGAAGCGAAGAGACTTTTAGTAACGGAAACCTTAAGAGTTTCGGGCATTTTAAAAATCTGCTTGGATTTAACGGTATTATTATAAGCGGAGATATAAACAATAAAGACGACTTGGCAAGACTTGAAGAATATGATATTGACTATATTTTCCACGAAGCCGCTATTTCCGATACGACTGTTGCCGATCAGAAAATAATGATTGATACGAATGTAAATGCTTTTAAAGATCTATGTGATTTAGCTGTCAGAAAAAACGCTTCAATGATTTACGCATCATCCGCAGCAACGTACGGGAACAGTACTGTTTTTAAAGTAGGGCATGAAAAGCCGAACAATGTTTATGGGTTTAGTAAACTGATGATGGATAATCTTGCAAAAGAGTATTTCGACAAAATTAGAATAGTGGGACTCAGATATTTCAATGTATACGGACCAAGGGAATATTTCAAAAATAAAACCGCATCAATGGTACTTCAGTTCGGACTTCAACTGCTAAAGGGCGAAAGTGCCAAGCTTTTTGAGGGAAGCGATAATATACTGAGGGATTTTATTTATGTTGAAGATGTAATTCAGGCAAATATAAAAGCATGTGAAACTGATAAAAACGGCGTATATAACGTGGGAACCGGTAGAGCCAGAAGTTTTCAGGATATTGTAAATATTTTAAAAAGAGAGCTTGAAATTATAAGAGACGATACATATATTCCAAACCCTTACATAGGTCAGTATCAGTTTTTTACCGAGGCGGATATTGAAGATACGAAAAAATACCTTGGATATGAGCCGAGATTTTCTTTAGAAGAAGGAATAAAAGCATATTTACCTGAAATTATCAGGATATATGAAGAGGAAGTAAGATGA
- the gmhB gene encoding D-glycero-beta-D-manno-heptose 1,7-bisphosphate 7-phosphatase: protein MKAAFLDRDGVINIDTGYVGRIKDFKFKDGIFELLKLLQNLGFSLFIVTNQSGIARGYYSEEDFYKLTEWMKEEFKKKGIEIKDVRFCPHHPNITGECECRKPKPGMILDLAKEYGIDLKNSIMIGDSDRDIEAAKRAGIEKTFKVEESLYDIIKKIKKEFL, encoded by the coding sequence GTGAAAGCGGCGTTTTTAGACAGAGACGGAGTTATAAATATCGATACGGGATATGTTGGAAGAATAAAAGATTTTAAGTTTAAAGACGGAATATTTGAGCTTTTAAAACTGCTTCAAAACCTTGGATTTAGCCTTTTTATAGTGACAAACCAAAGCGGAATAGCCAGGGGGTATTACAGTGAAGAGGATTTTTATAAATTAACTGAATGGATGAAAGAAGAATTTAAAAAAAAAGGCATTGAAATTAAAGATGTTCGGTTTTGCCCTCATCATCCTAATATTACGGGAGAGTGTGAATGTAGAAAACCTAAACCCGGGATGATTTTGGATCTGGCTAAAGAATATGGAATTGATCTTAAAAATTCGATTATGATAGGCGACAGCGACAGGGATATAGAAGCGGCAAAACGAGCCGGAATAGAAAAAACGTTCAAAGTTGAAGAGAGCTTATATGATATAATTAAAAAAATAAAAAAGGAGTTTTTGTGA
- the waaF gene encoding lipopolysaccharide heptosyltransferase II encodes MKLLIEPPTWLGDAVMASGAIKALLDELRPEKRIVFGSFVATELLKEWFDEVIVIDKKHKFKQFMDFPKADIFISFRTSLYSKILGLKVKKSFYFDKNLSGHMVEKYSKYVNTIIGKNEVYSPVLPFEPKYFQKPTLGINPGATYGSAKRWYPEEFAKVANALGEKYDVIIFGGPGEEDIAKDIEKNLEISNYRNLCGKLSIKELCEHIGGLDLFITNDSGPMHIAAAYNVPIVAVFGPTNYKETSPWSSNYKIVTKDLECAPCMKRECPLGHHKCMKEIKAEDVLKAVKELV; translated from the coding sequence ATGAAGTTATTAATTGAACCTCCAACCTGGCTGGGTGACGCTGTAATGGCAAGCGGGGCGATAAAAGCTCTTTTGGATGAGCTTAGACCTGAAAAAAGAATAGTTTTTGGAAGTTTTGTAGCGACTGAGCTTTTGAAAGAGTGGTTTGATGAGGTGATTGTAATTGATAAAAAGCATAAATTTAAACAATTTATGGATTTTCCAAAGGCTGATATATTTATCAGTTTCAGAACCAGTCTGTATTCTAAAATTTTGGGATTGAAGGTAAAAAAAAGTTTTTATTTTGACAAAAATCTTTCAGGGCATATGGTTGAAAAATATTCGAAATACGTAAATACTATAATCGGAAAAAACGAAGTTTATTCACCTGTTTTGCCTTTTGAGCCTAAATATTTTCAAAAACCGACACTGGGAATAAATCCCGGTGCTACATACGGAAGTGCAAAAAGATGGTATCCGGAAGAGTTTGCAAAAGTTGCAAATGCCTTGGGTGAGAAATATGACGTAATAATATTCGGAGGTCCCGGAGAAGAGGATATAGCAAAAGATATTGAAAAAAACCTCGAAATTTCAAACTATCGAAATCTATGCGGTAAATTGTCCATTAAAGAACTTTGTGAACATATAGGAGGGCTTGATCTATTTATAACAAACGACAGCGGTCCTATGCATATAGCAGCGGCTTATAATGTACCGATTGTTGCGGTTTTCGGGCCTACGAATTACAAAGAAACGTCTCCTTGGAGCAGTAATTACAAAATTGTCACAAAAGATTTAGAATGTGCTCCGTGTATGAAAAGGGAGTGTCCTTTAGGACATCATAAGTGTATGAAAGAGATAAAAGCCGAAGATGTGTTAAAAGCTGTAAAGGAGCTTGTGTGA
- a CDS encoding glycosyltransferase family 4 protein, with translation MKITLLRLKSSKFGGAEVYLSRLSDELKKRNFEFEVIHCNAPKFLSSWLKIIWYNIEVCLFKDNKFYFSLERIICPDIYRAGDGVHKTFLKIENKSKLNPLHFVYLFIEKRMFNKAKKIIAISNMVKRNIIEEYKVPSEKIEVIYNGIPLKEKVSFDDIKKEFNINNEKTLLYVGSGFKRKGVKEALEIISKLEGEFKFFVVGKEKNIEWYKSYAKELNIENKVIFTGPRGDVDKFYSMADIFIFPTKYEPFGNVILEALNFENVVFTTEMCGGGEILPEEWIIDENVVNKIQELLDDKEKLEKLKKQAKEISKNYSIEKNVDETIKVINEVIN, from the coding sequence ATGAAAATCACTCTTCTTAGGTTAAAGTCTTCTAAATTTGGGGGAGCCGAAGTTTATTTAAGCAGGCTTTCGGACGAGCTTAAAAAGAGAAATTTTGAATTTGAAGTAATACATTGCAATGCTCCTAAATTTTTATCAAGCTGGCTTAAAATCATCTGGTATAATATTGAAGTATGTTTGTTTAAAGATAATAAATTTTATTTTTCCTTGGAACGGATAATATGTCCTGATATTTACCGTGCGGGTGATGGAGTTCATAAAACATTTTTAAAAATTGAAAATAAATCAAAATTAAATCCTTTACACTTTGTTTATCTTTTTATTGAAAAAAGAATGTTTAATAAAGCAAAGAAAATTATTGCTATTTCTAATATGGTTAAACGTAATATTATTGAAGAATATAAAGTTCCATCTGAAAAAATTGAAGTTATTTATAATGGAATACCTCTAAAAGAAAAAGTTTCTTTTGATGATATTAAAAAAGAATTTAATATTAATAATGAAAAAACTTTGCTTTATGTAGGAAGTGGATTTAAGAGAAAAGGCGTAAAAGAAGCATTGGAAATTATTTCTAAATTAGAAGGAGAATTTAAATTTTTTGTAGTGGGAAAAGAAAAAAATATTGAATGGTATAAAAGCTATGCAAAAGAACTTAATATAGAAAATAAAGTTATCTTTACAGGTCCAAGAGGTGATGTGGATAAATTTTATTCTATGGCAGATATTTTTATATTCCCTACAAAGTATGAGCCTTTCGGGAACGTGATTTTAGAAGCTTTGAATTTTGAGAATGTTGTTTTTACTACCGAAATGTGTGGAGGAGGAGAAATATTGCCTGAAGAGTGGATAATAGACGAAAATGTTGTAAATAAAATCCAGGAACTTTTGGATGATAAAGAAAAGCTTGAAAAGTTAAAGAAACAGGCAAAAGAAATTTCTAAAAATTACAGTATAGAAAAAAACGTAGATGAAACGATTAAGGTTATAAATGAAGTTATTAATTGA
- a CDS encoding O-antigen ligase family protein, with protein MSIIKYKNYLDILFLFIFLITLPISHVAAIQNISFGLFILSFIFIYKPKIKIKILWYYKNLLISFFILTLLAFLSLFNTPNIIETLKEIKGEIFFNLIIMLTAFYYFLYIEREKIKIVFFMILIILIIHTLINIFIWYHHGFWPYRAGGLLDSGGGERFGIWVTYMLAMSFTFLYNKKIFVILFLLSVISIIANQTRATFIASILILFSAMLLKRIFNFKLILLMFLFLIGIYLLISKDLSNKRYNIYQYIDNIHKVFILPPHNFRQIKIESSSLQRLSMWKSALIYRVEQPFIPIEYGRFLYGDSIKEVFKNEPKNLPIRVYSQVHNEFLGILFGLGIFGLIAFLYIIFYNLYIAKNLYKRTHDILYKQYALFVYLGTLGFIVSMMFGSFFGDSESKFFYFLYGLLLALNIKEKNENHSS; from the coding sequence ATGAGTATAATTAAATATAAAAATTATTTAGATATTTTATTTTTATTTATATTTTTAATAACGTTACCAATTTCTCATGTTGCAGCAATTCAAAATATATCATTTGGTTTATTTATATTAAGCTTTATCTTCATATATAAACCAAAAATTAAGATAAAAATATTATGGTATTATAAAAATCTATTGATATCTTTTTTCATATTAACACTTTTAGCTTTTTTATCTTTATTTAATACTCCAAATATTATAGAAACATTAAAGGAAATTAAAGGCGAAATATTTTTTAATTTAATAATTATGTTAACAGCTTTTTATTATTTCTTATATATTGAAAGAGAAAAAATTAAAATAGTTTTTTTTATGATATTAATAATATTAATTATACATACTTTAATTAATATATTTATATGGTATCACCATGGTTTTTGGCCTTACCGTGCCGGAGGTCTTCTTGATTCGGGAGGAGGAGAAAGATTTGGAATTTGGGTTACATATATGCTAGCAATGAGTTTTACATTTTTATATAACAAAAAAATATTTGTTATTCTCTTTTTATTATCTGTTATTTCAATAATTGCAAATCAGACGAGAGCAACATTTATAGCTTCAATATTAATATTATTTAGTGCAATGTTATTAAAAAGGATATTTAATTTTAAACTGATTTTATTAATGTTTTTATTTTTAATAGGGATATATCTTTTAATATCTAAAGATTTATCAAATAAAAGATATAATATTTATCAATATATTGATAATATACATAAAGTTTTTATATTGCCTCCCCATAATTTTAGACAAATAAAAATTGAAAGTTCATCATTACAAAGATTAAGTATGTGGAAATCAGCGTTAATTTATAGAGTCGAGCAACCTTTTATTCCTATAGAGTATGGTAGATTTTTATATGGAGATAGTATAAAAGAAGTATTTAAAAACGAACCAAAAAACTTACCTATTAGAGTTTATTCTCAAGTTCATAACGAGTTTTTAGGTATTTTATTTGGATTAGGTATATTTGGATTAATAGCTTTTTTATATATTATTTTTTATAATTTATATATTGCCAAAAATTTATATAAAAGAACACATGATATATTATATAAACAATATGCGCTATTTGTATATTTAGGGACGTTGGGATTTATTGTTTCCATGATGTTTGGCAGTTTTTTTGGAGACAGTGAATCTAAGTTTTTTTATTTTTTATACGGTTTGTTGCTGGCACTGAATATTAAGGAAAAAAATGAAAATCACTCTTCTTAG